In Magnetococcales bacterium, the DNA window CTCCCCGGGCGTCTCTTCCAGCCGGATACGGATGTCATCCTCCAGCCCGGGCAGAAGCGCCTTTAAATCCTTCAATAATATCGCGGCGTCGATCATATCCTATCGTTCTCGTTCCTACAGCGGGATGAAGGTCTTTTCTTTTTTCGCGCAACGTTTTTTCCTTCCGGCGCAAAACAAAATCCCCTTTATGAACCCGCTTCGGTTGGATCACTTGTCGGCGACACGCTCAAGCAATCGCTCCATATCCGCCACCATCCGCTCCAGTCCAAAACGTTCCCGCGCCACGGCCAGCGCGTTCCGACCCAACTCTTCCGCCAAAGTCCGATCGCGAAGAATCCTTTCAAGAGCAGCCGTCAACGCCCCACTGTCCCTGGGGCGAACCAGAAGTCCATTGACCTCCGTCGTGAGAATCTCGGGAATGGATCCCACTGGCGTGCTGACCACGGGTAAACCACAGGCCATCGCCTGCATCAACGCCTGGGGAACCCCTTCGTTGCCATAGGAGGGAAGAGCAAACACATCCAAAGCATGCAACCAATCCACCGGATCGCGCTGATAACCGGCAAAGGACACCCGATCCTCGATACCCAGGTCCTTCGCCTGTCGATGAAGGCGCTCCTCCTGCGGACCATCCCCCACGACAACCAACCGTGAACGAAAACCGTCGGGACAGGATGATCGATATTCCCGAAAAGCCTCCAGAAGGTACCGATGCCCTTTCCAACTGCGCAAGGTCGCCACGATCCCGATGATTGTGTCCTCCTCCGGCAGACCAAGTTTCCGCCGTGCTCCCTGCCGGTCGCCCGGCGAAAAACGCTCCAGGTCGATCCCCGTCGGAATGGAGGTGATCCGATCCTCCGGATAGCGGTTGACCGTGATCAAACGATCGCGGATGGAGGTCCCGGTGGTGACGATATGACGGCTCGCCCGGGTATAAAGCCAACGGGTCGGCAGGTTGTCGGGGACCTCGGTGGAAACATGCCGCAGGCGGACGATGGGCGCGGGACGGGCCAGGGTTTGCGAGGCCAGCGCCACCAGCCAACTGTCGGTCGAACTGTGCGTCACCACGACATCGACCGGATGGGAAGCAAGCCACGAACGGACCGACCACAAGCCCGCCAGATTTTTTCTCCCGATGGGAACAAGGGTCACCGACACACCAGCGCGTTGTCCCTCCAGGGCGATTCTCGATGCGGCGGGACACAACAATTGAACCTCGTGACCACGCGCCGCCATGGCCCGGCTTTCGCTCAGGATGCGGATTTCCTGGCCGCCCCAGCCCATCGAGGCCTCCGTATGCACGATGCGCAGAAATTTTCGGGAGTTCATGGTGTTTCCAGGGACGTGTTCTGCAAAAATTGCAGGGTATGGAGCCGCGCATACTCACCATTCAATCCCAACAGATACTCGTGGGTCCCCTGCTCCACCACCCGTCCCTGGTTCAGAACCACGATCCGGTCGGCATTGCGAACCGTGGACAGGCGATGGGCGATCACCAGGGTCGTGTAGGCATCGATCAGACGATCCAGGGCATCCTGCACCAGACGTTCGTTTTCGCTGTCCAGGGCGCTGGTCGCCTCGTCAAGGATCAGGATGGAGGCGGGCTTGAGCAAGGCCCGGGCGATGGCGATCCGTTGCCGTTGCCCCCCGGACAGCATCAATCCCCGGTTGCCCACCCGCGTATCAAGCCCCTCCGGCAACTCCTGAATGAACTCCCAGGCATTGGCCATCCGCGCCGCCCGTTCCACCTCGTCCGGACCGGCATCCATCCGTCCGTAGGCGATGTTGTTGCGGATGGTATCGTTGAACAGCTGGTTTTCCTGATTGACTATGGCGATCTGACCGCGCAAACCGTCCAGGGTCATGTCGCGAATGTCCACGCCATCGATGACGATCCGCCCCGAACCAACGTCGAACAATCGCGGCAGCAGTTGCACCAACGTCGTCTTGCCGCTGCCGCTCTGCCCGACCAGGGCCACCTTTTCCCCCTTGCCGATCGTCAGATCAATCCCCGAAAGAACATCGTGATCACTGGATTCATAACGAAAACAGACCCCCTCGTAGCGAATCGATTCCCGGATCGGCGGTGGAACCACCGCCCCCGGACGCGCGACGATGGCGGCAGGGGTATCCATCAGTTCGAACACCCGCTGCGCCGCCGCCATGCCGCTTTGCAGATTGTTGTATAACATGGTGATTCGTTTCAACGGACTGTAGGCCATCATCAGAGCCGTCAGAAAAGAAAACAAAGTGCCGGGCGTGGTCTCGCCACTGACGATCGTCTCGCCGGAAACCAATACCACCGCACTGATGGCAATGCCGGCGACCATGTCCACCGCCGGCTTGGACACGGAATCGATCGCCGTCTCCCGGAGTTGGTTCTTCAGGACATGCCCGGTGATCCCGGAAAAAATGGCGCTTTCATGACCTTCCATGGAGAATGTCTTGACCACCTGCATCCCGGAAATGGTCTCTTCCAGATGAGAGGTGACCTCCTCCATCAATTCCTGGCGATTGCGGCTGAGACGACGCATCATCAGGCCAAAACGAAAGATCATATAACCCACCAGTGGAATGCCCATCACCGAAACCAGCGCCAAATCGGCCGCCTGATAGACCACCACCGCAAAAAGGGAAAGGACCGTGAACACCTCGCGGATGATGTCGGCAATCGTCGTCGAAACCACCGAGCGGATCATGTTGATGTCGAAAATCAATCGGGAAATATATCCACCCGTCGCCCGTCCCAGAAAATGAGCCAGGTCCAGATGGAGAATCTTTTCGTACAGACGGGTCTGCATGATCTGAACAAAGCGATGACCGACGGTAGTGATCAGATAGGACTGAAAGAAAAAGGCAATCCCGCGCACCACGAAGACGATCATGATCAAGAGCGGAATCCAGACGAGAAGCGCCGCATTTCTCTGGATGAACACATCGTCCACCAACGGTTGCACCATATAAGCGATGGCCCCGTTTCCCGCCGCCATGAACACCATGCACAGCATCGCGATGACAAGTTGCCCGACAAAAGGCCGAACCATCGACCACAGGCGCTGGTAGATACGCAAATCCTTCATAAGCTGTTTTTATTCCCGGCCCCCAGCCCCGAACTCCTGGCCCAGTCAAGAATCTCCTGTCCGAAGAAAAACCAGATCCCGCCCGACAGAGCCACCACCGATAGCACCGCAAATCCAATCTTGACCCAACTGTAAGGCCGCTCTCCCTGAACCTCTCCGGTCCGGCCATTGAGCAAAAAGCGGTAGATCCGGTCACCAAAACGATAGGTGCCGAGCCACACCGGCAGCAACAGATGTTTGAACGTGATCTCTTCATGACGGGTCGAACAATGATCGATCCTCTGAACATCGCCACCGATTTGATCCTTGATCCGCTCCTCGATCACCCCCGCCATCTTTCCCTTGGCAAGGGTCAGTCCTTCTTCCAGTCCGATCCGATAACTTTGGGCAATGAATCCCCCGACATATCCCGGATCATAGGCCACCAGATGTTCCAGGTCCCACGGTTCGAGTTTATCGGCCATATCCCGAGGCAACTGATCGCTTGCCATCACCAGGACATCGTCGAAGCGGTGGGTCAGGTGTCCCGCCACCGGAGTCCAACGGGTACGGGTGACGGTCCGGGTCTTCTGGACGCTTTTTCCATTTTCGATCGCGGTATAACGTTCCTGAACCTGGTAATGAATTCCCCGCTGCCCCTGGTAATCGCTTTCGGTCCGGGTATCGAAGGTCCAGTAGGGAACATACACGCCCCCGAGCGGCTGATCCCCCCGCGCCACCTTCTTGAGGCGATCGGGGGCAAACCAGCGACGCGAAACCCACTCACGGAACCGATCCCGCGCCTCTTTTTTTTCCACCGCAAACGGAAGAATCGCCGCCGGCTTGATCAAACGCCGCGAAGTTGCCTGAAGATCCATCGCCAGGCCACAGAAAGGACACGGCATCGCCACCGTTCCCCGTTCCGGTTCGAGGGATGCCCCGCATCCGGAACAGGAGACCAGAGAAACATCCCTCGCCTGGCCATCCCGGGTCGCCTTTTCGATCCAGGCGGAAAACTCAAGTTCCTCAATCCCACGTTCGACCGCGGCAATCTCCTGGGAATGGCCACAATGGCCACAGACCAGCGAAGAAACACCGGGTGAAAAACCGAGTCCGGCACCGCATCGGGCACAAGGAAACTGTCGTACCTCTCCAGGTTTCGCCGATTGATCGCTCTTGTCCTTGACCCGATTCATGCCATCCTCGTTCTTTTTTCTTTCAATAATTTATCATGAATCATTGTGGCACGGGCGGTGGGACGGCGGCCAGGGTCGGCCATTCCGGAAATCGATCCAAGGTTTCCCATTGCCCCATCCCCGGTTTCCAGGCCAGGGTCCGCCCCGTCACCTGACCCGAGGCGAGCCAACGCCGTACCCCCTCCAGATCGTAAGGACCCTGCTGCTGCCCTTGAAGAACCAGATGATAGGTGGAAACCGATTGGGGCGGCAACGGCGGCGGCGAAGGCGCCTGGGTGACCTGGGGCGGCGCTTGAAGTGGCGCGGGCTGGGAGGCCGGTCCCCAGGGCGATACCACCTGTCCTCCCAAAGCCATTCCCACCCCCATGCCCATCATGCCTCCCGCCGGTCCCGTATTTTCCGCCCCCTTTTCCATCGCCACGCCCGCCTGAAACCGATTGAACGCCCCCAGATCGCCGATCATTCCCATACTGGTCCGCTTGTCCAGGATTTTCTCGACCTCCTCGGGAAGAGAAATGTTCTCCACCAACGGTTTGCCCAGTTCCAGACCATATTCTTGAAACTCCGGACCCATCCGTTTTTGCAGCACCAACCCCAATTCGTCATACTGGGTCGAAAGATCCAACAAGGGAATCCTGCTTTCCGCCAGGACATCGGCAAAACGGGACACGAACAAGGAACGCAACTGTTCGGTGATCTCCTCCAGGGTGAACCGACCATCGGTGCCCACCACCGCCGCAACCAAAGCCTTGGGATCGATCACGCGCAGGGAAAAACTGCCAAAGCCGCGCAACCGTACCGGACCGAATTCGGGATCGCGCAACATGACCGGATTGCGTGTCCCCCATTTGATGTTGGTGAAGGTGCGCAAACTTACAAAATAGACCTCTGCCTTGAACGGGCTGGAAAAGCCGTATTTCCACCCCTGCAACGTACTCAATATCGGAATGTTCTTCGTCTCCAGGGTATACATTCCGGGAGAAAAACCGTCGGCCAGCCGTCCTTCATTGACGAACAGGGCGTGCTGCCCTTCGCGAACCGTGAGCCTGGCGCCAAATTTGATCTCGTTTCCATGGCGTTCAAAGCGGTAAACCAAAGTATCGGCGGAATCATCGATCCACTCGATGATGTCGATGAATTCCCCCGCGATCTTGGAGAAAAATCCCATCACGACCTCCCAAGGAAGATAACTTCGGCGCCGATCATGTCAGCGAACTTCGAACCGCGCATGATCCATCACCGCGCCCTGATCATCCAACAGTTCCAAAAAGTGCCGCCCCCGGACCGGAGCCCAACCCATTCCATGATCCAGTATCACCCCGTCGAGCCGCCACCGATACCCTGCCTGGAACGGATCCATGCGAAACAATACCCGTTCCCGCGCCGATGGAATGTCCGGATCCAACGCCATGATCACTCCGGTTCCGGGATAGCTGATCCGCACCCCACCCTGCCGCTGCCGAACCCGTTCCACCGTGGTCATCGCGGTACCGGAGACATACCATTCCTGGCGCGTCCCCTCTTCCTCCCGGGCAAACCGGGTCCGCGTCCGTTCCACGCCCGGTGGCGCCTCGGGATCGCCTCCCGATCCTCCAAGATAGGACATCACCGCCCGCCATGCCGGAGCGGCTCCCGAAACCCCCGACACATCATGCATCGGTTCGCCATCAAAGTTGCCGACCCAGACCCCCACCGTCCATTCGCGGGAAAAACCGACGCACCAATTGTCCCGCATCCCCTTGGAGGTCCCCGTCTTGACGGCGCTCCAGAAGGGAAGTTTCAAGGAATTGTCCAAACCGAAGGTTGCCACCCTGGCGGAAGGGTCGGCCAGGATGTCGGCGATGATAAACGCCGATTCCCGCGAAAATACCCGCGTTTCTTCTCCATCCCCCTGATCGACCCGCACCCGTGGTTGGGAAAACATTCCGCCATTGGCCAGGGTACGGTAGGCATTCACCAACTGCCACAGACGGACCTCCACCGATCCCAGTGCGATGGCGGGACCATAAAATTCGGCACGTTCCAAAATTCCCGAAAACCCGAGGCGGCGCAACCGGGTCACCACGGCATCCAGCCCCGTCAGAAGGAGCGCCTTGACCGCCGGAACATTGAGCGAGGAGGCCAGGGCCGTTCGAACACTGACCCATCCCATGAACCGATCATCATAATTGCGCGGGACATAGAGTCCCCGGCCCGTCACGATGTCCAATGGAGCATCCTCCAGAAGGGAGGCGGCGGTCAACCGTCGTTGTTCGATCGCCAGGCCATAAAGAAACGGTTTCAAGGTCGATCCTGCCTGACGCAACGCCTGGACCCCATCCACCTGACTGTCCGCTTCCCCGCGAGGGGCATTGCCGACATAGGCCAGGACGGTCCCGCGTTTGTTGGCAAGGACAAGGGCTGCGGCCTGGCGCACATTTTCTCCCGCCAGCCGCGCCAGTTCCGCATCCAGCACGCCGCGCACGAACCGTTGCAGATCGCCATCGAGCGTCGTGACAACGTCCCCTTCCCCATCGCCGTTTTTCAAAAGGGCGCGCGCCAGGTGCGGTGCCTCCGATCGCAGCGGGGAAATCCATCGTCCCCGGCGCGACATCCGATCCACATCTTCCCGCACCGCGTCACAGGGGCGTGACGGCGCAACCCGCGCCGCCAGCCGACAGGCCCTGGCCACAATCTCCGCGTCACGGGCATTGGGAGACCGCAACAAGGAGGCGAGGATCACGCCGTCACTCCGGGTCAAGGCGTCCGCCCCCTTGTCGAACAATCCACGGGCCGCCGTCCCGATCCCTTCCATCTCGCCGCGAAAGGTGACCCGGTTGAGATAGGCCTCCAGTATTTCATCCTTGCTCCAGGTTTGTTCGAGTCCCCAGGCCGCCCGCATCTGCCGCCATTTTTCCCCAAGACTCCTGCCACCGGCACGGCCTGC includes these proteins:
- a CDS encoding glycosyltransferase family 4 protein, with the protein product MNSRKFLRIVHTEASMGWGGQEIRILSESRAMAARGHEVQLLCPAASRIALEGQRAGVSVTLVPIGRKNLAGLWSVRSWLASHPVDVVVTHSSTDSWLVALASQTLARPAPIVRLRHVSTEVPDNLPTRWLYTRASRHIVTTGTSIRDRLITVNRYPEDRITSIPTGIDLERFSPGDRQGARRKLGLPEEDTIIGIVATLRSWKGHRYLLEAFREYRSSCPDGFRSRLVVVGDGPQEERLHRQAKDLGIEDRVSFAGYQRDPVDWLHALDVFALPSYGNEGVPQALMQAMACGLPVVSTPVGSIPEILTTEVNGLLVRPRDSGALTAALERILRDRTLAEELGRNALAVARERFGLERMVADMERLLERVADK
- the msbA gene encoding lipid A export permease/ATP-binding protein MsbA translates to MKDLRIYQRLWSMVRPFVGQLVIAMLCMVFMAAGNGAIAYMVQPLVDDVFIQRNAALLVWIPLLIMIVFVVRGIAFFFQSYLITTVGHRFVQIMQTRLYEKILHLDLAHFLGRATGGYISRLIFDINMIRSVVSTTIADIIREVFTVLSLFAVVVYQAADLALVSVMGIPLVGYMIFRFGLMMRRLSRNRQELMEEVTSHLEETISGMQVVKTFSMEGHESAIFSGITGHVLKNQLRETAIDSVSKPAVDMVAGIAISAVVLVSGETIVSGETTPGTLFSFLTALMMAYSPLKRITMLYNNLQSGMAAAQRVFELMDTPAAIVARPGAVVPPPIRESIRYEGVCFRYESSDHDVLSGIDLTIGKGEKVALVGQSGSGKTTLVQLLPRLFDVGSGRIVIDGVDIRDMTLDGLRGQIAIVNQENQLFNDTIRNNIAYGRMDAGPDEVERAARMANAWEFIQELPEGLDTRVGNRGLMLSGGQRQRIAIARALLKPASILILDEATSALDSENERLVQDALDRLIDAYTTLVIAHRLSTVRNADRIVVLNQGRVVEQGTHEYLLGLNGEYARLHTLQFLQNTSLETP
- a CDS encoding primosomal protein N' (replication factor Y) - superfamily II helicase, which codes for MNRVKDKSDQSAKPGEVRQFPCARCGAGLGFSPGVSSLVCGHCGHSQEIAAVERGIEELEFSAWIEKATRDGQARDVSLVSCSGCGASLEPERGTVAMPCPFCGLAMDLQATSRRLIKPAAILPFAVEKKEARDRFREWVSRRWFAPDRLKKVARGDQPLGGVYVPYWTFDTRTESDYQGQRGIHYQVQERYTAIENGKSVQKTRTVTRTRWTPVAGHLTHRFDDVLVMASDQLPRDMADKLEPWDLEHLVAYDPGYVGGFIAQSYRIGLEEGLTLAKGKMAGVIEERIKDQIGGDVQRIDHCSTRHEEITFKHLLLPVWLGTYRFGDRIYRFLLNGRTGEVQGERPYSWVKIGFAVLSVVALSGGIWFFFGQEILDWARSSGLGAGNKNSL
- a CDS encoding SPFH domain-containing protein — encoded protein: MGFFSKIAGEFIDIIEWIDDSADTLVYRFERHGNEIKFGARLTVREGQHALFVNEGRLADGFSPGMYTLETKNIPILSTLQGWKYGFSSPFKAEVYFVSLRTFTNIKWGTRNPVMLRDPEFGPVRLRGFGSFSLRVIDPKALVAAVVGTDGRFTLEEITEQLRSLFVSRFADVLAESRIPLLDLSTQYDELGLVLQKRMGPEFQEYGLELGKPLVENISLPEEVEKILDKRTSMGMIGDLGAFNRFQAGVAMEKGAENTGPAGGMMGMGVGMALGGQVVSPWGPASQPAPLQAPPQVTQAPSPPPLPPQSVSTYHLVLQGQQQGPYDLEGVRRWLASGQVTGRTLAWKPGMGQWETLDRFPEWPTLAAVPPPVPQ
- the pbpC gene encoding penicillin-binding protein 1C encodes the protein MPSFAEVRASWRPSDQLLLDRTGTVLHETRVSFRGRRLSWTPLREVSPLALEILVAAEDRRFRHHGGVDWRALMAAFRGRLTGSGRRGGSTITMQLAGLLDHNLAGRAGGRSLGEKWRQMRAAWGLEQTWSKDEILEAYLNRVTFRGEMEGIGTAARGLFDKGADALTRSDGVILASLLRSPNARDAEIVARACRLAARVAPSRPCDAVREDVDRMSRRGRWISPLRSEAPHLARALLKNGDGEGDVVTTLDGDLQRFVRGVLDAELARLAGENVRQAAALVLANKRGTVLAYVGNAPRGEADSQVDGVQALRQAGSTLKPFLYGLAIEQRRLTAASLLEDAPLDIVTGRGLYVPRNYDDRFMGWVSVRTALASSLNVPAVKALLLTGLDAVVTRLRRLGFSGILERAEFYGPAIALGSVEVRLWQLVNAYRTLANGGMFSQPRVRVDQGDGEETRVFSRESAFIIADILADPSARVATFGLDNSLKLPFWSAVKTGTSKGMRDNWCVGFSREWTVGVWVGNFDGEPMHDVSGVSGAAPAWRAVMSYLGGSGGDPEAPPGVERTRTRFAREEEGTRQEWYVSGTAMTTVERVRQRQGGVRISYPGTGVIMALDPDIPSARERVLFRMDPFQAGYRWRLDGVILDHGMGWAPVRGRHFLELLDDQGAVMDHARFEVR